The proteins below are encoded in one region of Methanosarcina barkeri 3:
- a CDS encoding transcriptional regulator protein, with product MKDFEVKVLDENDYIFIKALNNLGMSKNAATTVAYLMNVDEASSREIEISTGLRQPEVSLAMRLMCNQSWVSIHSEKKPGKGRPMKIYSLAVPVDEIISYYEDRVYKESQATISAIKKLKAMSKQVSPIPSK from the coding sequence ATGAAAGACTTTGAAGTAAAAGTGTTGGATGAGAATGATTATATTTTTATTAAAGCGTTAAATAATCTTGGGATGTCAAAAAATGCCGCTACAACCGTGGCTTATCTTATGAATGTAGACGAAGCTTCATCCCGGGAAATTGAAATAAGTACTGGATTAAGACAACCCGAAGTCAGTCTTGCAATGAGGCTAATGTGCAATCAATCCTGGGTTAGTATACATTCGGAAAAAAAACCCGGAAAAGGGCGACCGATGAAGATCTATTCTCTTGCGGTTCCGGTCGACGAGATCATTAGTTATTACGAAGACAGGGTTTATAAAGAATCTCAGGCAACTATCTCAGCAATCAAAAAACTAAAAGCGATGAGCAAACAAGTGTCTCCTATTCCATCAAAATGA
- a CDS encoding serine/threonine-protein kinase RIO2, whose protein sequence is MIDEALRVFKDLDSKDFRILTGIETGMKHFEWVPMEELNKYTRLPFEKLEYRLKKLVRNKLVVRITQPYEGFQIYFEGYDVLALNAFVKRKSISAIGDEVGVGKESVIYEAILPPELSIGEPVPVVIKFHREGRTSFKQIKRVREHLGEREHFSWIYASRLAAQREYDIMTTLYPEVSIPKPFDHNRHAIVMELAKGSLLSKTKLIDPEWYLDEILKQVKITYSLGIIHADLSEYNIFASEDGVQLIDWPQYVTPEHPHADEILERDVSNVLNHFFRKYGVKRELDETIREIKSQTGKSAEDIKENTESRVERGTVEEWELEEALEEGFETERFETESFEAEEFEAEEFEAEEFEAKEFESDETEAEDRKVQSLKKTASEKRTSDKE, encoded by the coding sequence ATGATCGACGAAGCGCTGAGGGTTTTTAAAGATCTTGACTCAAAGGATTTCAGGATCCTGACTGGTATTGAGACCGGAATGAAGCATTTTGAATGGGTGCCAATGGAAGAACTGAATAAATACACCAGGCTGCCCTTTGAAAAGCTGGAATACAGACTGAAAAAACTTGTGAGGAATAAGCTTGTTGTCAGGATCACACAGCCTTACGAAGGTTTTCAGATTTACTTTGAGGGATACGATGTCCTTGCCCTTAATGCCTTTGTCAAGCGAAAAAGTATCAGTGCAATAGGGGACGAAGTCGGAGTAGGGAAAGAATCGGTAATTTATGAAGCAATCCTCCCGCCTGAGCTTTCAATTGGCGAACCTGTTCCGGTAGTGATCAAGTTTCACAGGGAAGGGAGGACAAGTTTCAAGCAAATAAAACGTGTGCGTGAGCACCTTGGGGAAAGAGAACATTTTTCCTGGATCTATGCATCCAGACTTGCCGCCCAGCGGGAGTATGACATCATGACCACCCTGTATCCAGAGGTCTCAATCCCGAAGCCCTTTGACCATAACAGGCATGCAATAGTCATGGAACTTGCAAAAGGTAGCCTTCTTTCAAAAACAAAACTTATTGACCCTGAATGGTATCTCGATGAGATCCTCAAACAGGTAAAAATTACCTATTCACTGGGAATTATCCACGCCGATCTAAGTGAGTATAATATTTTTGCTTCCGAAGATGGAGTCCAGTTAATTGACTGGCCTCAGTATGTTACTCCTGAACACCCCCACGCCGACGAAATTCTCGAGAGGGACGTTTCAAACGTTTTAAATCATTTTTTCCGAAAGTACGGAGTTAAAAGGGAGCTTGATGAAACAATCCGCGAAATTAAGAGCCAGACAGGCAAAAGCGCAGAAGATATAAAAGAAAATACAGAAAGCAGGGTTGAAAGAGGTACTGTGGAAGAATGGGAGCTTGAAGAAGCCCTGGAAGAAGGCTTTGAAACCGAAAGATTTGAGACCGAAAGTTTCGAAGCTGAAGAATTTGAAGCTGAGGAATTTGAAGCTGAGGAATTTGAGGCTAAAGAATTCGAATCAGATGAAACTGAAGCAGAAGATCGAAAAGTACAGAGTCTCAAAAAAACGGCCTCGGAAAAAAGGACTTCAGATAAAGAGTAA